TCCCGAGCGGTTGCCCGTCAGCACGACGGAAGAACTCGTCGCCTATATCAAGGAGCATCCCGGCGAAGTCAGCTACGCCACTGGCAACGTGACCAGCCTCGTCATGGCAGAGATGTTTGCGGGCCGCCAGGGGCTGGACATGCTGCGGGTTCCTTACAAGAGCAACCCCGAGGCGCTGACCGATCTGGTCAGCGGGCAGGTGGACATGATGTTCCCCGATATCGCCTCGTCGATGCCGCACGCCAAGGCGGGCAAGATCAGGCCGCTTGCCGCGGTGACCACCGGCGAGGTGACGCCGCTTGCACCCGATCTGCTGCCGCTGTCGCAGACATTGGTGCCGGACCTGAAGCTGGTGGGCTGGATCGGACTATTCGCCCCCGCAGGCACGCCGCAGGACGTGCTGGACAAGCTCTCCGCCGCCGTGAAAGAGGCCGCCGAGTCTGACGACTTCCGCGACAAACTCGCGACAATGGGCGCGAATGCCAGCTTCATGCCCGCGGAGGAGCTTGACGCCTATATCGCCAGGGAACGGGAAAGCTTCGCGGCGATCTTCAAGGAAGCGGGGATGGAGCCCCAGTAAATGCTGGACGCGGAATCCCTCGCGCTGATGCGCGACATCATTCCCCGCCACGCGCCGACGCCGGACATGAGCCCGGTCGAGGCCCGCGCCATGGCTCTGGCTCTCGGCCGTCTGCTGCAGGGCGAGCCCGTGCCGATGGAGGTCGAGGAGCGGGCGCCGGAGGCCGCAGCGGGCCACGCGATTCCGCTACGCCTGTACCGGCCCTCGGGCACCACAGGCGGCTGGCTGTTGTGGATTCACGGCGGCGGCTTCACCACTGGCGGGCTGGATACGCATGACACCCTGTGCCGGCGACTGGCACATCTGTCCCGCCAGGCGGTGATCTCGGTCGATTACCGGCTTGCCCCCGAACACCGCTATCCCGCCGCTCTGGACGACTGCGAGACGATCCTCGACTGGTTGTTCGACGAGGCCACGGGGCTCGGGCTTGACGTCAGCCGGGGCGCGATCGGAGGCAGCAGCGCGGGGGGCAACCTTGCTGCGGCGCTGGCGCTGCGGCACCGTGACAAGGCCGGCCCCCGGCTGCGCCGCCAGATCCTGGTTTATCCCTGTGTCGATGCAACGATGGCCTCGGACAGCTTTGCGCGGCACGCGGCCGGCTATCAGCTGACGTCGGCGATGATGGCGCAGTATCTC
This portion of the Paracoccus sp. N5 genome encodes:
- a CDS encoding tripartite tricarboxylate transporter substrate binding protein; protein product: MMVSYKWSAWRSVIAGVVLSLLPAVAQAEFPERPVTIVVPFSPGSGTDTGTRVLASVLETILGQGVIVDNRPGGSGAIAAGLVKQAAPDGYTLLMGTNSTQSANPLLIKSLSYDPETDFTPIGMLATFEALLAVNPERLPVSTTEELVAYIKEHPGEVSYATGNVTSLVMAEMFAGRQGLDMLRVPYKSNPEALTDLVSGQVDMMFPDIASSMPHAKAGKIRPLAAVTTGEVTPLAPDLLPLSQTLVPDLKLVGWIGLFAPAGTPQDVLDKLSAAVKEAAESDDFRDKLATMGANASFMPAEELDAYIARERESFAAIFKEAGMEPQ
- a CDS encoding alpha/beta hydrolase, which produces MLDAESLALMRDIIPRHAPTPDMSPVEARAMALALGRLLQGEPVPMEVEERAPEAAAGHAIPLRLYRPSGTTGGWLLWIHGGGFTTGGLDTHDTLCRRLAHLSRQAVISVDYRLAPEHRYPAALDDCETILDWLFDEATGLGLDVSRGAIGGSSAGGNLAAALALRHRDKAGPRLRRQILVYPCVDATMASDSFARHAAGYQLTSAMMAQYLDYYCGPADRRDPFLSPLFAPSLADLPPAEVILAELDPLVDEGAAYARRLQEAGVATRTTLFDGVMHGFFAQAGALTKARAAQELACHALRHEFG